In Bacteroidetes bacterium GWF2_43_63, a genomic segment contains:
- a CDS encoding ribose 5-phosphate isomerase B → MKVQQIVIASDHAGYKLKKSIIKHFSKSIYFNDMGTHSAESVDYPDFAHKACIAVTRGDVKKGILICGTGNGMTMAANKHQMVRCALAWNVEIAQLARQHNDANMLSLPARFISEKEAFDIVEAFMVTEFEGGRHENRVKKIAEY, encoded by the coding sequence ATGAAAGTACAACAAATTGTCATTGCGTCCGACCATGCAGGATATAAACTTAAGAAAAGCATCATCAAGCATTTTTCCAAAAGTATATATTTCAACGATATGGGCACGCATTCAGCTGAAAGTGTCGATTATCCCGATTTTGCCCATAAGGCCTGTATTGCGGTCACACGCGGTGATGTAAAAAAAGGCATTCTTATCTGTGGAACTGGCAATGGTATGACAATGGCTGCCAACAAACATCAGATGGTGCGTTGCGCATTGGCCTGGAATGTTGAAATAGCTCAGCTGGCGCGTCAGCACAACGATGCAAACATGTTGTCGTTGCCGGCCCGTTTCATTAGCGAAAAAGAAGCATTTGATATTGTTGAGGCCTTTATGGTAACGGAATTTGAAGGTGGCCGCCACGAAAACAGAGTCAAAAAAATAGCTGAATATTGA
- a CDS encoding aspartate-semialdehyde dehydrogenase, which yields MKLCIVGITGLVGSELIQVLNESPLHVDEFICAASERSKGKEIEIRGKKYSVVTPAEACEMKPDIAIFSAGSGVSKEWAPRFAENGCFVIDNSSQWRMYDEIPLVVPEINADIITRETKIIANPNCSTIQLVLALSRLHAAFGIKRIVVSTYQSVSGTGVFAVEQLMNERAGKQGKMVYPHPIDMNCLPHGGSFLPNGYTTEEEKLVNETRKILRAPQIQVSATVVRVPVTGGHSESVNIEFERPYEIADIYKLLNETPGVVVQDNPAENLYPMPLYAKGKNETFVGRIRRDDSIANGLNLWIVADNLRKGAATNAVQIAEWVAGNV from the coding sequence ATGAAACTCTGTATTGTCGGTATTACCGGTCTGGTGGGAAGCGAGCTGATTCAGGTGCTGAACGAAAGCCCGCTGCATGTGGATGAATTTATCTGCGCGGCTTCGGAACGTTCAAAAGGAAAAGAAATTGAAATCCGCGGAAAAAAATATTCTGTGGTCACTCCTGCCGAAGCCTGTGAAATGAAACCCGATATCGCCATATTTTCGGCAGGTTCGGGTGTGTCGAAAGAATGGGCTCCACGCTTTGCCGAAAACGGTTGCTTTGTGATTGACAACAGTTCGCAGTGGCGCATGTACGACGAAATCCCGCTGGTGGTGCCCGAAATCAACGCCGACATCATTACACGTGAAACAAAAATCATTGCCAATCCGAATTGCTCCACCATACAGCTCGTGCTCGCGCTGAGTCGTCTGCATGCGGCTTTCGGCATAAAGCGCATTGTGGTTTCGACTTATCAGAGTGTGAGTGGAACCGGCGTCTTTGCGGTTGAACAACTCATGAACGAACGCGCCGGAAAGCAAGGCAAAATGGTTTATCCGCATCCGATCGATATGAACTGTCTGCCGCACGGCGGATCGTTTCTGCCCAACGGCTATACCACCGAAGAAGAAAAGCTGGTGAACGAAACACGCAAAATACTGCGTGCCCCGCAGATTCAGGTGTCGGCCACCGTGGTGCGTGTGCCTGTAACCGGCGGCCACAGCGAATCGGTGAACATTGAATTTGAAAGACCCTACGAAATCGCTGATATTTACAAGCTGCTGAACGAAACTCCCGGCGTGGTAGTGCAGGATAATCCTGCAGAAAACCTGTATCCGATGCCGCTCTACGCCAAAGGAAAGAACGAAACCTTCGTAGGCCGCATCCGCCGCGACGACAGCATTGCCAATGGACTCAACCTGTGGATTGTCGCCGACAACCTCCGCAAAGGCGCCGCCACCAATGCGGTGCAGATTGCTGAGTGGGTGGCGGGGAATGTTTAA
- a CDS encoding phosphoglycerate kinase, whose amino-acid sequence MGIKSIENVDFRGKRVLIRVDYNVPLNQNQEITDDTRIRESLPTIQRIINQGGSVILMSHLGRPKGHDINYSMMPVAIHLSQLLNKNVIFDRELFSPRTKEVIHNLDFGTIVLLENLRYYKQETAGDEEFAKQLSELADIYVNDAFGSAHRAHCSTTTVAKYFPGNKYCGYLLENELKNLEKILRAEKHPFTAIIGGAKVSSKIDVIKSLSNIVDNMIIGGGMAFTFVKALGGKVGSSLIEEDKLDVANEIVAEMMRKGVNLCLPTDAIIADAFSNDAQTGWSEADNIPDGWMGLDIGQKSIKRFADIINHSETILWNGPLGVFEMEKFKQGTKSMAISTASATIRGAYSLVGGGDSVAAINKYNLADQVSYVSTGGGAMLEYLEGKELPAVKALEE is encoded by the coding sequence ATGGGAATTAAAAGTATTGAGAACGTCGATTTCAGGGGTAAGAGGGTTTTAATTCGCGTAGATTACAATGTGCCGCTTAATCAGAATCAGGAAATTACTGACGACACGCGGATCAGAGAGTCATTGCCAACTATTCAGAGAATAATTAATCAGGGTGGATCTGTTATTCTGATGTCGCATCTTGGACGTCCGAAGGGGCATGACATCAACTATTCCATGATGCCGGTAGCCATTCACCTTTCGCAGCTTCTGAATAAAAACGTGATTTTCGATCGTGAATTATTCAGCCCGCGTACCAAAGAAGTAATTCACAATCTCGATTTCGGAACAATTGTGTTGCTCGAAAATTTGCGCTACTACAAGCAGGAAACGGCAGGCGATGAAGAATTTGCAAAACAACTTTCTGAGCTGGCCGATATTTATGTCAACGATGCTTTCGGATCGGCCCACAGAGCGCATTGTAGCACAACAACGGTTGCAAAATATTTTCCCGGAAACAAATATTGCGGTTATCTTCTTGAAAATGAATTGAAGAATTTGGAGAAAATTCTTCGTGCAGAAAAACATCCTTTCACCGCCATTATCGGTGGTGCGAAAGTGTCGTCGAAGATTGATGTAATCAAGAGTCTGAGTAATATTGTCGATAATATGATCATTGGTGGAGGCATGGCTTTCACTTTTGTAAAAGCGCTTGGCGGCAAGGTTGGAAGCTCATTGATTGAAGAAGACAAACTCGATGTTGCCAACGAAATTGTTGCGGAAATGATGCGCAAAGGCGTCAACCTTTGTCTGCCAACCGATGCAATTATTGCTGATGCATTCAGCAACGACGCACAGACCGGCTGGAGTGAGGCCGACAATATTCCCGATGGCTGGATGGGACTCGATATCGGACAGAAAAGCATCAAGCGTTTTGCCGATATCATCAACCACAGCGAAACCATTTTGTGGAACGGTCCGCTCGGTGTTTTTGAGATGGAGAAATTTAAACAGGGAACCAAATCAATGGCTATTTCTACTGCATCAGCAACCATTCGTGGCGCGTATTCGCTGGTGGGTGGCGGCGATTCGGTAGCGGCCATCAACAAATACAATCTCGCCGACCAGGTGAGCTACGTGAGTACCGGTGGTGGCGCTATGCTCGAGTATCTCGAAGGAAAAGAATTGCCGGCGGTAAAAGCGCTGGAGGAGTAA
- a CDS encoding quinolinate synthase — MKNKKNNINELRKKKNAVILAHYYQIPEIQDIADFVGDSLALAQQAEKTNADIIVFAGVHFMAETAKILNPSKKVLIPDMNAGCSLADSCPAGPFEEFIKNYPDHMVLSYVNCSAAVKTLSDIIVTSTNALKIVNQLPADQKIIFAPDKNLGAYINSMTGRDMILWDGSCHVHNQLRAENVIQLKINNPDVPLIAHPECQSVILEMADFIGSTQALLNFTKSDGHNKYLVATEGGIIHQMKKFSPDKEFIVVPADKTCNCNDCEFMKLNTIEKIEEVLQNETNEITLSDDVIRKALIPLKRMLEMS; from the coding sequence ATGAAAAACAAGAAGAATAATATAAACGAACTGCGAAAGAAAAAAAATGCAGTGATACTGGCTCATTACTATCAGATTCCCGAAATTCAGGATATTGCTGATTTTGTGGGCGACAGTCTCGCATTGGCGCAACAAGCCGAAAAAACCAATGCCGACATTATTGTTTTTGCCGGTGTTCATTTTATGGCTGAGACCGCTAAGATACTGAATCCGTCAAAAAAAGTTCTGATTCCGGATATGAATGCGGGCTGTTCCCTGGCCGACTCCTGCCCGGCTGGACCTTTTGAGGAATTTATTAAAAATTATCCGGATCATATGGTGCTGAGCTATGTTAATTGCTCTGCTGCCGTTAAAACACTTTCTGATATAATTGTAACTTCTACCAATGCATTGAAAATTGTGAATCAGTTGCCAGCTGATCAAAAAATTATTTTTGCACCCGACAAAAATCTGGGAGCTTATATCAATTCAATGACAGGCCGCGATATGATATTGTGGGATGGAAGCTGTCATGTGCATAATCAGTTGCGCGCAGAAAATGTGATTCAACTAAAAATTAATAATCCCGATGTTCCGTTAATTGCTCATCCCGAATGTCAAAGCGTTATTCTTGAAATGGCTGATTTTATTGGATCTACACAAGCATTGCTGAATTTCACAAAAAGTGATGGTCACAATAAATATTTAGTAGCTACTGAAGGTGGAATTATTCATCAGATGAAAAAATTCAGCCCCGATAAAGAGTTTATTGTTGTACCTGCCGATAAAACCTGCAATTGCAATGATTGTGAATTTATGAAACTCAATACCATTGAAAAAATTGAGGAAGTGCTGCAAAATGAAACCAATGAAATTACGTTATCTGATGATGTGATCCGAAAGGCTTTGATACCTTTGAAGCGAATGCTAGAAATGAGCTGA
- a CDS encoding rRNA maturation RNase YbeY, which translates to MKIKGIDWNDPDNRVKDIDIDALSRVCTLICADFRFKQGPIVFHVVSDEALFEMNVKHLNHHTLTDVITFPYNLGKFVSGEIFISADRADDNAKSNKSTGSEEVLRYAVHGMLHLCGLEDDTKDKKEEIHKQEDLYLRKYKEFHVKQ; encoded by the coding sequence ATGAAAATAAAGGGCATTGACTGGAATGATCCTGATAACAGGGTCAAAGATATAGATATCGACGCACTGAGCCGTGTTTGCACGCTGATTTGCGCCGATTTTCGTTTTAAACAGGGTCCCATTGTGTTCCACGTGGTTTCGGATGAGGCGCTGTTTGAAATGAATGTGAAGCACCTCAATCATCATACGCTTACCGATGTGATCACGTTCCCATATAATCTGGGCAAATTTGTCAGCGGCGAAATATTCATCAGTGCCGACCGGGCCGATGATAATGCAAAATCGAATAAATCAACAGGCAGCGAAGAGGTTTTGCGATATGCGGTTCACGGAATGCTTCATCTGTGCGGACTCGAAGATGACACGAAGGATAAAAAGGAAGAAATTCACAAACAAGAAGATCTGTATCTTCGGAAATACAAGGAGTTCCACGTGAAACAATGA
- a CDS encoding NADPH-dependent FMN reductase, which produces MNKKVFIISSSPRKNGNSDMLCDEFLKGALEVGHKAKKVLLHDKKIKYCKACDVCQKGKPCVIDDDMEKILQKMIDADVIVLATPVYFYTMCAQLKTLIDRTYARYTEIKEKDFYFILTAADEEKKNIERAIESLRAFTFCLTGAKEKVTICATGLWKKGEAKDSKYLKVAFDAGLKV; this is translated from the coding sequence ATGAATAAAAAAGTATTTATAATTTCTTCAAGTCCGCGCAAAAATGGCAATTCGGATATGCTATGTGATGAATTTCTGAAAGGCGCGCTGGAAGTTGGACACAAAGCAAAAAAGGTTTTGTTGCACGACAAAAAAATAAAATATTGCAAGGCCTGCGATGTGTGCCAGAAGGGCAAACCTTGTGTGATAGACGATGACATGGAAAAAATTCTGCAGAAAATGATTGATGCCGACGTGATTGTGCTGGCAACACCAGTGTATTTCTACACCATGTGCGCGCAGCTAAAAACGCTCATAGACCGCACTTATGCACGTTATACAGAAATCAAGGAAAAAGACTTTTATTTTATTCTTACTGCAGCCGACGAAGAAAAAAAGAATATTGAACGCGCGATCGAGAGTTTGCGGGCTTTTACTTTTTGTCTCACAGGGGCTAAAGAAAAAGTAACAATATGCGCAACAGGTCTTTGGAAAAAAGGCGAGGCGAAGGATAGCAAGTACTTGAAAGTGGCGTTTGATGCTGGATTAAAAGTCTAA
- a CDS encoding aminotransferase gives MDMNFDHLWSANVGKMKKSIIRELLKLTQKPDIISFAGGLPDPKLFPFKDIQECMNSVLEKDGGRALQYGTTEGDNRLRAQLVKRYNEKEGLSITENNLLITTSSQQGLDFCGRVFVNPGDVVFCELPSYLGGLNAFSASGAELCGVEMDADGMSHLKLDEAIEKTIKAGKTPKFIYVVPDFQNPAGMTMGEERRKEILQVAYKYKLPIIEDSPYRDLRFEGKSQPMFQQLDTQNMVITLGTFSKVFSPGFRLGWVIAHPYWIEKFVTIKQVADLCSSAILQMTVAEYFERGYYEKNLKIIIEKYHEKRDCMLDSLEKFMPAGVTWIKPEGGLFLMITMPKHIDSEKLFVKAIEKNVAFVIGHAFYCNDSGHNTMRLNFSFSTMEDNVEGIRRLSESIKEML, from the coding sequence ATGGACATGAATTTTGATCATTTGTGGTCGGCCAATGTTGGCAAAATGAAAAAATCTATCATCAGGGAATTACTGAAACTTACCCAGAAACCTGATATTATTTCATTTGCCGGAGGTCTGCCGGACCCTAAGCTTTTTCCATTCAAAGATATTCAGGAATGCATGAACTCAGTTCTGGAAAAAGATGGCGGAAGAGCGTTGCAGTATGGAACCACAGAAGGAGATAATCGGTTACGTGCTCAACTGGTGAAGCGCTACAATGAAAAGGAAGGGCTCAGTATTACCGAGAACAATTTGCTGATTACAACTTCTTCGCAACAGGGACTCGATTTCTGCGGACGTGTTTTTGTCAATCCGGGCGACGTTGTTTTTTGTGAACTTCCGTCCTATCTGGGTGGTTTGAATGCGTTTTCGGCCAGTGGCGCGGAGCTTTGCGGCGTTGAAATGGATGCAGATGGCATGAGTCATCTTAAGCTGGACGAAGCCATTGAGAAGACTATTAAAGCTGGAAAAACACCTAAATTCATTTATGTCGTTCCCGACTTTCAGAACCCTGCCGGCATGACGATGGGTGAAGAACGAAGAAAGGAAATTTTACAGGTAGCCTACAAATACAAGCTTCCGATAATTGAGGATTCACCTTACCGCGATTTGCGTTTCGAAGGCAAAAGTCAGCCAATGTTTCAGCAGCTCGATACACAGAATATGGTGATCACTCTCGGCACTTTTTCAAAAGTGTTTTCGCCTGGTTTCAGACTGGGGTGGGTGATTGCTCATCCTTACTGGATTGAAAAATTTGTAACGATCAAACAGGTTGCCGATTTGTGCAGTTCTGCTATTTTGCAAATGACGGTGGCCGAATACTTTGAGAGAGGTTATTACGAAAAGAACCTTAAAATTATAATTGAAAAGTATCATGAAAAGCGAGATTGCATGCTCGATTCTCTTGAAAAATTCATGCCGGCCGGCGTAACATGGATAAAGCCCGAAGGCGGATTGTTTCTTATGATTACTATGCCAAAACATATTGATAGTGAAAAACTGTTCGTGAAGGCAATTGAAAAGAATGTGGCCTTTGTAATTGGTCATGCTTTCTATTGTAATGATTCAGGCCATAATACGATGCGACTCAATTTTTCGTTTAGTACTATGGAGGATAATGTTGAAGGTATCCGTCGCCTGAGCGAAAGTATCAAAGAAATGCTGTAG
- a CDS encoding dimethyladenosine transferase: MKKVLLLLANGFEIYEASAFIDVIGWNLVEGDGSTQLYSCGLRKELRSTFDQRFTVDFLIDEVDADDYDALAIPGGFEEFGFYADAFDEKYLSLIQQFRDKKKIIASICVGALPLGKSGILRNRCATTYNKNPKRQEMLRGYDANVINEPVVVDDNIITSWNPSTAIHVAMRLLEKLTSKENAERVSALMGF, translated from the coding sequence ATGAAAAAAGTATTATTGCTATTGGCAAATGGCTTTGAAATTTACGAAGCAAGTGCATTTATCGATGTAATTGGCTGGAATCTGGTGGAAGGCGATGGCAGCACACAGCTGTATTCATGCGGCTTGCGGAAAGAGCTTCGGAGCACTTTTGATCAGCGTTTTACCGTTGATTTTCTGATTGATGAAGTCGATGCCGATGATTATGATGCACTCGCTATTCCTGGCGGCTTCGAAGAATTTGGCTTTTACGCCGATGCGTTTGATGAAAAATATCTCAGTCTGATACAGCAATTCAGAGACAAAAAGAAGATCATTGCTTCTATCTGTGTAGGCGCACTGCCACTGGGAAAGAGCGGAATACTCCGCAACCGTTGCGCCACCACCTATAACAAAAATCCGAAGCGACAGGAAATGTTGCGAGGCTATGATGCAAATGTAATAAACGAACCAGTTGTTGTGGACGACAACATCATTACATCGTGGAACCCGTCCACAGCAATTCATGTCGCCATGCGGCTTTTGGAAAAATTGACATCGAAGGAAAACGCGGAGCGGGTGAGCGCGTTGATGGGATTTTGA
- a CDS encoding tRNA uridine-5-carboxymethylaminomethyl(34) synthesis enzyme MnmG — MNIFQDYDIIVVGGGHAGCEAATAAARLGSKVLLITQDLTGFARMSCNPSIGGIAKGQIVREIDALGGFTGIVADKSMIQFRMLNRSKGPAMWSPRSQNDRVQFSVEWRDIIENTPGLYLWRDDVIAIQIKNDQVCGVDTSLGLTINAKAVIITAGTFLNGKIYIGKVSVSGGRIGEKPSLGLSENLKELGIETEKLKTGTPMRIDGRTIDFSVLKEQPGDENPEKFSFSDTPTLTKQRSCYLAYTSEQVHDILRTGFEFSPLFTGVINGVGPRYCPSIEDKIVRFAGKEFHQLFVEPDGWNTNEYYLNGFSSSLPLDVQYSALRKIAGFENAVIMQPGYAIEYDYFPPTQLTADLMSKKIENLYFAGQVNGTTGYEEAAAQGIMAGINAHLRLRSEEAFILKRHEAYIGVLIDDLISKGVDEPYRMFTSRAEHRLLLRQDNADIRLTPLSFKLGLAGKDRLEKVVEKLRYIENATRWFEKNSAEPAVINSFLEANNSSIIPQRQKFSQLILRPEISIENLRAVGLLPVEHFSPADKTFDDTLEIEVKYKSYIEREKDFAAQFDKFENVKLPPDFDYHKITNISWEGRDKLNRIRPATVAQASRISGVSPADIAVLIGWLRK, encoded by the coding sequence ATGAACATTTTTCAGGATTATGATATAATTGTTGTTGGCGGAGGCCATGCCGGTTGCGAAGCAGCTACAGCCGCAGCCAGACTGGGTTCGAAAGTGCTTCTGATTACCCAGGATCTGACCGGTTTTGCGCGCATGTCGTGCAATCCTTCTATTGGTGGAATTGCTAAAGGACAGATAGTCAGAGAAATAGATGCTCTTGGTGGTTTTACCGGCATTGTGGCCGATAAATCCATGATCCAGTTTCGCATGCTCAATCGCTCCAAAGGACCAGCCATGTGGAGTCCCCGTTCGCAAAACGACCGTGTGCAATTCAGCGTCGAGTGGCGCGATATTATTGAAAATACGCCCGGGCTCTACCTCTGGCGCGACGATGTGATTGCAATCCAGATAAAAAACGATCAGGTCTGTGGTGTAGATACGAGTCTGGGGTTGACCATCAATGCAAAAGCTGTTATCATTACTGCCGGAACATTTTTGAATGGTAAAATATATATAGGTAAAGTTTCAGTTAGTGGCGGACGCATTGGCGAAAAACCTTCGCTTGGGCTGAGTGAAAATTTGAAAGAGCTGGGAATTGAAACCGAGAAGCTCAAAACCGGAACGCCCATGCGCATTGATGGCCGAACCATTGATTTTTCCGTCCTAAAAGAACAACCCGGGGATGAAAACCCTGAGAAATTTTCATTTTCGGACACCCCGACTCTTACAAAGCAGCGAAGCTGTTATCTGGCCTACACTTCGGAGCAGGTTCACGATATTCTGCGAACGGGTTTTGAGTTTTCACCGTTGTTTACCGGAGTCATAAATGGTGTTGGACCGCGCTATTGTCCTTCGATTGAAGACAAAATTGTCCGGTTTGCAGGCAAAGAATTTCATCAGCTTTTTGTCGAGCCCGATGGCTGGAACACAAACGAATACTATCTGAATGGATTTAGTTCCTCGCTGCCGCTCGATGTGCAGTATTCAGCACTTCGAAAAATTGCAGGGTTTGAAAACGCTGTAATCATGCAGCCCGGCTATGCAATCGAATATGATTACTTTCCACCGACGCAGCTAACGGCAGATCTGATGTCGAAAAAAATTGAGAATCTCTATTTTGCCGGTCAGGTGAATGGCACCACCGGTTACGAAGAAGCCGCCGCGCAGGGAATCATGGCCGGAATCAATGCGCACCTGCGTTTGCGAAGCGAAGAAGCGTTTATTCTTAAGCGCCACGAAGCTTATATAGGCGTTCTGATCGACGATCTGATATCGAAAGGGGTGGATGAACCATACCGAATGTTTACCTCGCGTGCCGAACACCGGTTGCTGCTCAGGCAGGACAATGCCGACATCCGCCTGACGCCGCTGAGTTTCAAGCTGGGTTTGGCCGGCAAAGACCGCTTGGAGAAAGTAGTGGAAAAACTTCGATATATCGAAAACGCCACACGCTGGTTTGAAAAAAACAGCGCCGAACCCGCTGTCATTAATTCTTTTCTTGAGGCAAACAACAGTAGCATCATTCCACAACGTCAAAAATTTTCACAGCTGATTCTGCGACCTGAAATTTCGATTGAAAATCTGCGAGCGGTCGGTTTGTTACCCGTGGAACATTTTTCTCCTGCCGACAAAACATTTGACGACACCCTCGAAATTGAAGTGAAGTATAAAAGTTATATTGAACGAGAAAAAGATTTTGCGGCTCAGTTCGATAAATTTGAAAACGTAAAATTACCTCCGGATTTCGATTATCATAAAATTACAAACATATCATGGGAGGGCCGGGATAAGTTAAATCGGATTCGTCCGGCGACAGTTGCTCAGGCCTCTCGCATCAGCGGAGTCTCGCCGGCCGACATTGCTGTTTTGATTGGGTGGTTGCGAAAATAG